One segment of Salvia splendens isolate huo1 chromosome 20, SspV2, whole genome shotgun sequence DNA contains the following:
- the LOC121781838 gene encoding protein starmaker-like has protein sequence MRQVGQLERESWFLVVKEKREILIVRRRMEGSDGSGSHKKSNLDSSKRKKEAQPIEDDDSTTSKDNAASKLQGECGPSVESPKKRRKSMDGQASASQPEDMNNADDEKDACSDDESSESDDESSDESESDEDSSDESSESDDDSSDESYESDDDSSDESSESDDDSSDESESDVEEAESDGDEAKEEMNSYESIDIVNCSSEEDTAVTEVMDDCFMNEASGSQPAGNEDEDGGGEEEESNACAEDDTDHNDDDDKEEEEKKNSDDDNKEEEEKNSDDDNGDDGKEEKKNSDDDDDDKEEKNSGEDEHKTSDESSDVTSGSDDDHGSNDDDKEVKKNSNEDDDKEDKKNSDDDKEDKKNSDEDKEDKKKNCDDESSDSEEDEMEMWMARNTYRLKRLFTYSNVKSIAGEEGKGVGTTSLSNADEDDMVTWMARLKPFLSSSYGMRAPQQVATTATGGEEDKEVETTSSDHEDDDDQEKATSDDKKQG, from the exons ATGCGACAAGTTGGGCAGTTAGAGAGAGAAAGCTGGTTTTTGGTAGTCAAGGAAAAGAGAGAGATCTTGATCGTGCGGCGGAGGATGGAGGGTTCTGACGGCAGCGGGTCTCATAAGAAGAGCAACCTCGACTCTtcgaagaggaagaaagagGCTCAGCCAATCGAAGACGACGACAGCACGACTAGCAAGGATAATGCCGCATCCAAATTGCA GGGAGAGTGCGGCCCTTCCGTTGAGAGCCCTAAGAAGCGTCGCAAATCCATGGATGGACAAGCGTCTGCTTCTCAGCCTGAAGATATGAACAATGCCGATGATGAAAAAGATGCCTGTTCAGATGATGAGTCGTCTGAATCTGATGATGAATCGAGCGACGAGTCTGAATCTGATGAGGACTCCAGCGACGAGTCGTCTGAATCTGATGATGACTCCAGCGACGAGTCGTATGAATCTGATGATGACTCCAGCGACGAGTCGTCTGAATCTGATGATGACTCCAGCGACGAGTCTGAATCTGATGTTGAAGAGGCTGAATCTGATGGCGATGAGGCTAAGGAGGAGATGAATTCTTATGAGTCTATTGATATAGTGAACTGTTCATCTGAAGAAGATACTGCTGTAACAGAAGTGAT GGATGATTGCTTTATGAATGAAGCGTCTGGTTCTCAGCCTGCAGgcaatgaagatgaagatggtggtggagaagaagaagagtccAACGCTTGTGCAGAAGATGATACAGAtcataatgatgatgatgataaggaggaggaggagaagaagaattctgatgatgataataaggaggaggaggagaagaattCTGATGATGATAATGGTGATGATGgcaaggaggagaagaagaattctgatgatgatgatgatgataaagaGGAGAAGAATTCTGGTGAAGATGAGCATAAGACTTCCGATGAATCCAGCGATGTCACGTCTGGATCTGATGATGATCATGGCTCCAACGATGATGATAAGGAGGTGAAGAAGAATtccaatgaagatgatgatAAGGAGGATAAGAAGAATTCTGACGATGATAAGGAGGATAAGAAGAATTCTGATGAAGATAAGGAGGATAAGAAGAAGAATTGTGATGATGAATCGTCGGACtctgaagaagatgaaatgGAGATGTGGATGGCCAGAAATACATACAGACTGAAACGACTCTTTACCTATAGCAATGTTAAGAGCATTGCTGGAGAAGAAGGTAAGGGGGTGGGGACGACGTCGTTGTCCAACGCTGATGAAGATGATATGGTAACATGGATGGCCAGACTGAAACCATTCCTCAGCAGTAGCTATGGAATGAGGGCACCCCAGCAAGTAGCCACCACTGCCACCGGAGGAGAAGAAGATAAGGAGGTGGAGACGACGTCGTCTGAccatgaagatgatgatgatcagGAGAAGGCGACATCTGATGATAAGAAACAAGGCTGA
- the LOC121781993 gene encoding transcription initiation factor TFIID subunit 11-like yields MEGSDGSEGSMKKKKDPIEDDESYESEEDDTDKTICDDDAEEDAATTHSSTPVEDEASGSQSAAGHEDMNKGDEDQTVCESDVDDKSNAEEENYEYEYEEYDYEYEYDAKYWWNVRLKPIYRKVRRPANQERGSCSNTTQHGNSSNSQEEEEEDDDDSDGNKSNTEEDERKAVEEEKMVSESDDDKSNAEAQGHETCDDEEDGVNEAEEEDENKAVESRTDPPVARTRFGLIDCLFPCFRVKPGNTEADQSDDDT; encoded by the exons ATGGAGGGTTCCGACGGAAGCGAGGGTagtatgaagaagaagaaagatccCATCGAAGACGACGAGTCGTATGAATCTGAAGAAGATGATACAGATAAGACGATTTGCGATGATGATGCTGAAGAAGATGCTGCCACTACTCACTCTTCAACTCCAGTGGA GGACGAAGCGTCTGGATCTCAGTCTGCTGCAGGCCATGAAGATATGAACAAGGGCGATGAAGATCAGACGGTTTGTGAATCTGACGTCGATGATAAGTCCAATGCTGAGGAGGAGAATTATGAGTATGAGTATGAGGAGTATGATTATGAGTATGAGTACGATGCTAAGTATTGGTGGAATGTCAGACTTAAACCAATCTATCGAAAAGTAAGGAGGCCAGCCAACCAAGAACGTGGGAGCTGCTCAAACACTACACAGCATGGAAACAGTTCAAACagtcaagaagaagaagaagaagatgatgatgattcaGATGGAAACAAGTCCAACACTGAAGAAGATGAGAGAAAGGCTGTTGAAGAAGAGAAGATGGTTTCTGAATCTGATGACGATAAGTCCAACGCTGAAGCACAAGGTCATGAGACTTgtgatgatgaagaagatggtGTTAATGAggctgaagaagaagatgaaaacAAGGCTGTTGAATCGAGAACTGATCCGCCGGTGGCCAGAACTAGATTTGGATTAATTGATTGTTTATTTCCATGCTTTCGCGTTAAACCAGGGAACACTGAAGCGGATCAGTCTGATGATGATACATGA
- the LOC121782066 gene encoding uncharacterized protein LOC121782066, with amino-acid sequence MSAACGGGGMDGDDDKKRRRAMPQESSDASNCNTDSDDHESAPTDQKPKLGLSGKTKSFSNTRTKEVAKKRRIGIETEEAIKRLEAAVRRVSSARIGTAEVARVGDLLDQQEGDVDDDSKATKEEEEEAQSDHSMTGAGSSDENGGQNY; translated from the exons ATGTCTGCGGCGTGCGGTGGCGGAGGGATGGACGGCGACGATGACAAGAAGAGGAGGCGAGCTATGCCCCAAGAGAGTAGCGATGCTTCTAATTGTAATACTGATAGTGATGATCACGAATCTGCTCCAACCGATCAGAAACC GAAATTAGGGCTTTCTGGGAAAACAAAATCATTTTCTAACACAAGAACCAAAGAGGTTGCGAAGAAGCGCAGAATCGGAATTGAAACCGAAGAAGCTATAAAAAGACTAGAAGCAGCTGTAAGAAGAGTATCATCTGCAAGAATAGGAACAGCAGAAGTTGCAAGAGTGGGTGATTTATTAGACCAGCAAGAGGGAGATGTCGACGACGACAGCAAGGCTactaaagaagaagaagaagaagctcaGTCTGACCATTCTATGACCGGAGCAGGTTCATCCGATGAAAATGGTGGACAAAATTATTGA